CCTGGACGATGCGGACTCGCTCGAGGAGACGGTGCTGGATCTGTACGGCCTCCTCACGAAGAGCGTCGCAGTCGAGACGGATGACGAGGAGGCTAGCGGGGCCGACACCGATGCGAGCGAAGATACCGCGGAATCCGACGAAGGGGAGGGTGAAGCGGCTGTAGACGAAGACGAGATGGACGAAGACGAGATGGACGAAGACGAGATGGACGAAGACGAGATGGACGAAGACGAGATGGACGAAGACGAGATGGACGAAGACGAGATGGACGAAAGTGAGGAGTCCGAGAGCGAGGAGTCCGAGAGCGAACCAGCGGGAGCTACCGACGAGATTGACGAGGCCGACGAGATTGACGAGGACGACGAGACTGGCGGCGACGGCGACCTCGAGGACTCCATTTCGTCCGCGCTCAAGGATGCAGTCGGCGGGTTCGGTGACGAGGTCGAATCCCTGAAGGCAGGGCTCGAGGCGGCGGGTCTCGGTGACGACGAGGAGGCGGATGCCAAGGACGAAGCAGATCCCGAGGACGAGGAGGCGAATGGAGACGATACCGACGAGGGGGACGGCGTTGAAGAAGAGGAGGCCGACGAGACGGCCGAAGAAGTTGAAGACGAAGACGAAGACGACGGCCTCCTGGACACCGGAGACGACACTCGCCTCGGCGACTCGAGCGGCGGCCGCAGGCGCGGAACGATGTACTCGACCGTCGCCCGCTCGCCGTCGAAACGTTCGGACATGAAGGCGACAACCCGTCACTCGACGATGCCGAAACGAAACTGAGCCCGTCGATCGATCCAACAGGTACACGTCGGTGGGTCCACTTTGGGCGGCTAATGGACGTTTCACGGGCGCTCGAGTCGACGAAATTCTCGAAACCCGAACTCGCTGTCTTCGTCTCCGGCGTCGTCAGTATGGGTCTCGAGATCCTCGCGCTGCGCATCGTCGCACCGCAGTTTGGGAGTCATATCTACACGGTCGGCGGCCTGCTGACGGTCTTTTTGGCTGGTTTGAGCCTGGGTTACTGGCAGGGCGGGCGAGCGGCGGAACGAGCCTCGAACAGCCAGATGCAGTGGTTGCTGTTCGCCACGGCAATCTACATCGCGATCATCATCTACACGAGCGATATGTTGCTGTACTCGACGGCGGCCATTCCGCTCTCGCCCCGGTACGCCTCGCTCCCGTCGATCATCATCCTCTTCGGGCCGCCGACGTACCTCCTCGGGTTCATTAGCCCCTACGCGGCGGAGCTCTCAGCCAAGGAGGGTATCGGCGAGGCCTCTGGGCACGTCTACGCGCTCGGCACCATCGGGAGCATCATCGGGTCCGGGATGACGACGTACGTACTCATTCCGTCGCTCTCGATCACGCAGATCAGCCTCGTGTTCGGGTTCGTCCTCGTCGCCACTGCGGTCGCCGTATCGCTCCCGCGGCCGTCGAGGCGAACGCTCGCCGTCGTCGCCGTCGTCTCGCTCCTGCTGGTCGGCGCCGCGACCAGTAGCTCCATCGGCCTCGATCCCCGCGGCGACGTCGTCTACCAGACCCAGACGGCCCATCAGCAACTCGAGGTGGTCGACAATGGCGACGTCCGGACGCTGTACCTCGACGGAACGCGCCACAGCGCACGGGACCTGAACGACCCCGACCGTCACGTCTTCGAGTACACGCGATACTTCCACCTGCCGATGCTCATGGCCGACGATCCAGAGTCGGTCGACCGGGTGCTATTCATCGGGGGCGGTGGCTACACCGGACCGCAGGACTTCGAACGACAGTACGACGTCGACGTCGATGTCGTCGAAATCGACGAGGAGGTGACCGCTACTGCCGAGACCTACTTCGGCCTCGAGCAGTCAGCGGACCTCCAGGCCCACACCGTCGACGGGCGATCGTTCCTCCAGAACAGCGACGAGACCTACGACGTGATCGTCCTGGACGCGTTCAAGCGCGACCAGGTGCCCTTCGAGTTGACGACCGTCGAGTTCATGCAAGTGGTCGACGAGCATTTGAGCGAGGACGGCGTTCTCATCTCGAACGTCATCTCCGCGCCCAGCGGGCCGGCCTCGGAGTTCTACCGGGCGGAGTACGCGACCATGAACGAGGTCTTCCCGCAAGTGTACAGCTTCCGCACGTCCGATACCGGAGCGGTCCAGAACATCCAGGTGATCGCGACCAAGAACGACACGCGTTACTCGGAAGCCGACCTCCAGACGCGAAACCGGAACGCCGACCTCCCGATCGACCTCTCGAGGGAGATCGAGAACTACATGGCCGAACCGGACACCGACGACGTGCCGGTGCTCACTGACGACCGGGCGGCGGTCAACGAGTTGCTCGATCCAATGCTCGGTCAGCAGTACGTGATCGAGGAGACGTCCGACGAGGGGACGTCTGGGGCGAGTTCGGGATCGGGATCGGGATCGGGATCGGAATCGGAATCGGGTTCGAGTGCGAGTTCGGACTCGAGTGACGACACCGACGAAACGAACGACACTGGCGGCACGAACTCGAACGAAGCCGATGCTGACGGGAATTCCTCGAGTCTGGCGCCGCTCGTACGAGCGTCGTGATCGATCGTTACGGCCAAATTCGCGGTCGAGATCACCACTGTGATCACAGCCGAACCAGTAACCACAACCCGAAAGCCGGTGACACCGGCGCGTTCTCGAGTATGCGAGAGCGCCGACCCGCTACAGCGGGAACTCGCCGCCGACGATGCCGTCCGCGATCAGCGACACGTACTCGACGTATGGCTTCCAGTCGGACGGGTCCCCGGCCTCGAGTCGGTCGCGATGGAGGTCCTCCCACACGACCGCGAGCGAAAACGCCGCCAGTGCGCGGTAAAATCGCTCGTGTTCGAACGCGAACCCCGTCGCCGCCTCGTAGCGAGCGACCAGGTCCCGTCGAGTGGGGCTCCCGGGTTTCGCCGTGAACGGACTGAGGCCACGCTCGTTTTGCTCCCGCAACTGCCGGAGGGCGTCCTCGTGTTCGTCCCCGTGTCGCGTCTCGAGCGCCTCGAGCGACGGTCGCCAGTCGTTCGCATCTCGCCACCGGAGCAGCAGGTAACCGAGGTCGGTCAGCGGGTCGCCAAGCGCGGCTGTTTCCCAGTCCAGGACGCCGGTGATTTCGGCTCGATCCGTGCCGGAGAAGAGCACGTTCCCCGGTCTAAAGTCGCCGTGGACGAGCGTCGTCCTCGTCTCCGTCGGCGCGTTTTCTCGGAGCCACTCGGCGACCGACTGGAGCGCCGGAACCTCGTGCCCCGTCACCTGGGTCGTCTCCTGGAGTCGTACCGTGGCGCGGTCGACGCGGGCTCGCGGCGTCAGACGGTGGCAGCTGTCCGCGAACGGTTCTGGGTCGGCCGCGTGGATGTCAGCGAGCGCCTCGACGAGTCTCGCAGCCACCCGCTCTCGCGACCGGGGCGTCCGAAAGCGCTCGGGAAGGTTCTCACCGAGGGGTATTGGTTCGCCTTCGAGTGCGGTCATCAGGTAGTACGGGTCGCCGAAGATCGATTCGTCGTCGCCGTACAGAACGGGGGTCGGCGCCGGTACCGCGGTTTCGTGAAGGCGCTCCATGATCGCGTACTCCCGCCGAAGGTCGTTCATGTAGCTCGCGTCTCGCAACTTGTTCGGCTTACGCAGCATGTACGGGCCGCTGGCGTCGTCGGTCGAAACCTCGAGAATCAGATTGAGTCCGTCGTCGACGACCTCGAGTTCGATCACCCTCGTCCCCAGTTCGGCGGCGAGCGAGGACTCGAGACGGTCGGGGTCCACGTGCCCGTCGAGATCCACGTTGACACCGAAGTCCCCGTCGCCGTCGCCGCTAACGTCCCCGTCGCTGTCGTTCATACGAGGATCACACTTCGTGTTTTAAAAATACGCCCGGTTGTATGATTGTGATTCTCAAGCACCTCAAAACTATACTTTCTATAGCTCTATGGGCTCCGCAACCGCTGGACCTGTAGACGGCGCTGCTCACTCGGTGTCCGCTTCGAGCTTGGCCTCTCTATCGAGCGCATCGAGCAATCCCGGCTCCAGGACGTAGGTGCCGTCCGCCCGGCGGTCGACGACGTCGCGGGTTCGGAGCTCCGAGAGGAGGCTCTGGACGGCGACGGGCGAGCGGCCGACCGACTCCGCCGTCGCGGTCGTCGAGAGCGGCCCGTCGATGGCGACCGTCTCGATAACGCGTCGGGCGGTCGGCTCGTCACACCGGGAGTCGTCGCAGGCCGCCGTGACGCGGGTCGAAATCTCCTCGAGGTCCAGCAGGTCCTCGATGGTGTCGCGCTCGTCGGGGATCATCATGTCGAGGTCGATCGGTCCCGTCGCGGGGTCGTCCGCCGCGCCGGTCTCCAGGATGTCGTCCTCGCTCGCGTCGTCGACGGGCGTGTAGCCGAACGTGAGGTCGTCGCCGTCGGCGTGGAGAATTGGCGTCTCTTCGCTCTCCTCCGCCTTCGCCTGCCCCTTCTCGTCTGCGTTCCCATCGACGTCGACCGCCGTTCCGTCGTCGCCGTTCGCCACTTGCTCGTCACCCGAATCCGTGGGCTCGAGCCACAACTCGAGTTCGCGACAGCGTTCGCGAAGTTCCTCGTTCTCGGCCTCGAGGCCCTCGAGGTCGCCGGCTCTGTTCTCGAGTTCCCGCTCGCGTGCCGCGAGTCGCTCGCGGAGGTCGTCGTTCTCCTCCTCGAGTTCGTTCCGCTCGGTCTCGAGTTCCTCGATGCGATCCTCCAGGTCGACCAGTTCGTCGTGCAGTCGGCGCATGTCGCCGCCCGTCTCCGGAAACGTCGTCTGGACGGGTTCGGCCTGGGAGAGCGCGTCGGCCATCTGTCGAGCGGCTTCGGAGACGTCCCGCGCCGAGGAGAGTTCGTCCTCGAGGGTCTCGATCCTGGTCTCCTTCCTGTCGAGGCGCTTCTCGAGTTCGTCGATGCGGTCTTCCTCGCGATCCTTGCGCTCGGAGATGGTCTGGAGGTCGTCGACGAGCGCGTCGGAGACGGACTTGAGTTCGGGACGCTCGAAGTCGTCCAGGCCGGGGGTCGCCCCAGCGTCGAAGGTTCGCTTGCGC
This region of Natronosalvus halobius genomic DNA includes:
- a CDS encoding spermidine synthase encodes the protein MDVSRALESTKFSKPELAVFVSGVVSMGLEILALRIVAPQFGSHIYTVGGLLTVFLAGLSLGYWQGGRAAERASNSQMQWLLFATAIYIAIIIYTSDMLLYSTAAIPLSPRYASLPSIIILFGPPTYLLGFISPYAAELSAKEGIGEASGHVYALGTIGSIIGSGMTTYVLIPSLSITQISLVFGFVLVATAVAVSLPRPSRRTLAVVAVVSLLLVGAATSSSIGLDPRGDVVYQTQTAHQQLEVVDNGDVRTLYLDGTRHSARDLNDPDRHVFEYTRYFHLPMLMADDPESVDRVLFIGGGGYTGPQDFERQYDVDVDVVEIDEEVTATAETYFGLEQSADLQAHTVDGRSFLQNSDETYDVIVLDAFKRDQVPFELTTVEFMQVVDEHLSEDGVLISNVISAPSGPASEFYRAEYATMNEVFPQVYSFRTSDTGAVQNIQVIATKNDTRYSEADLQTRNRNADLPIDLSREIENYMAEPDTDDVPVLTDDRAAVNELLDPMLGQQYVIEETSDEGTSGASSGSGSGSGSESESGSSASSDSSDDTDETNDTGGTNSNEADADGNSSSLAPLVRAS
- a CDS encoding phosphotransferase family protein, yielding MNDSDGDVSGDGDGDFGVNVDLDGHVDPDRLESSLAAELGTRVIELEVVDDGLNLILEVSTDDASGPYMLRKPNKLRDASYMNDLRREYAIMERLHETAVPAPTPVLYGDDESIFGDPYYLMTALEGEPIPLGENLPERFRTPRSRERVAARLVEALADIHAADPEPFADSCHRLTPRARVDRATVRLQETTQVTGHEVPALQSVAEWLRENAPTETRTTLVHGDFRPGNVLFSGTDRAEITGVLDWETAALGDPLTDLGYLLLRWRDANDWRPSLEALETRHGDEHEDALRQLREQNERGLSPFTAKPGSPTRRDLVARYEAATGFAFEHERFYRALAAFSLAVVWEDLHRDRLEAGDPSDWKPYVEYVSLIADGIVGGEFPL
- a CDS encoding ATP-binding protein, whose product is MSETREVTVGEAADGTNVTLPVVELLTGRGFVTGKSGSGKSNTASVIAEELLEAGFPLLIVDTDGEYYGLKEEYEMLHAGADEECDIQIGPEHAEQMASLALEENVPVILDVSGYLDEEEADELLRETARQLFVKEKKLKKPFLLVVEEVHEYIPEGGGMGETGRLLIKIGKRGRKHGLGILGISQRPADVKKDFITQANWLVWHRLTWENDTNVVGRIIDSKYAELVSELEDGQAFVQTDWMDAGVRKIQFRRKRTFDAGATPGLDDFERPELKSVSDALVDDLQTISERKDREEDRIDELEKRLDRKETRIETLEDELSSARDVSEAARQMADALSQAEPVQTTFPETGGDMRRLHDELVDLEDRIEELETERNELEEENDDLRERLAARERELENRAGDLEGLEAENEELRERCRELELWLEPTDSGDEQVANGDDGTAVDVDGNADEKGQAKAEESEETPILHADGDDLTFGYTPVDDASEDDILETGAADDPATGPIDLDMMIPDERDTIEDLLDLEEISTRVTAACDDSRCDEPTARRVIETVAIDGPLSTTATAESVGRSPVAVQSLLSELRTRDVVDRRADGTYVLEPGLLDALDREAKLEADTE